Sequence from the Thermocoleostomius sinensis A174 genome:
TTGCCCATATTCAATTTTTTGCAGATTTTGCAGTGTCATTCCTGCGGACTGAGCCAGCTTGTTTTGGGATAGCCCGCGCTGCTCTCGAACTTGCTTAAGGGTAATCTTCACCACCATACTGCTGTTCTACGCTACACAACACTTCAATGCACCACCGTTATTCCCTCTTCGCCAATTAACAACCAACTCGTAGTTGGTAAATTTTTGGCCAGATCAGCTTTTGTTTAGTACAATAGTACTATATTGAGTGTACAACGATGAGAGTACATCCAGCGCGATTTGTTGGTGCATTGCGGTGCGCCACTCATCGGGCATCGATTCGGTTTCTAATAAAAACCCGCCTCTATCTAACGCTCAGCAAGCAACCTAGACAGAAGCGGGAAATCCATTCCAAAAAGGATAGTTCCAATGGTAAATCAAACTCCGGATCTTTTAACTCCTTACGAAGCAAATTGTCACACTGAGATATCTACAGTGCTGGTGCTGGCTAGCGATTTGCAGGAGGGGCAACAGGTTCTTTATCACGGCACGCGGTTAAAAGTTCGTCGCGTGATTCCAGCTTTTACGCGATCGCAAGCTTGTCATGTGCATTTAGTTCCGCTGAACTGGCAACCGCCCACTGGGGTGAGTCAGCAATTAGCCGATCGAGAAGAAGCGGCTGTACTGATACGGGTAGCTTGCCCGGTGCTGAAACCATTTCAGGTAGTGGCTGAATCACTTCATTCAGCGCGTTAAATAGGCTGCCACCCAACCCTCAGAGGACGCATGAATTCATTAACTTCAACGCCCGATCGTCCCCGATCGACGGCATCGTATCTGTCAGTAATTGTGCCATCCTGCTGTAGTTGTGCTGAGTTTTTACCTTCCGATCGTACTCCAGCAGTGGGGCTTTGCCTGCTCCATGCGACGCGGGTTCTGTCCCACGATAAAGCTTGCTCTCAGTACGACTGGGACGATCGATTGGAGCCGATTGGTGATGATGACGAATTTTAATCACTAAATTCTTAGCACTTCTTTCCGAGCACTTGTCAGATAGGCACTGTCTATTTTGTGACCCATTATTAATTGACGATTCATCCACTGGTTGATCCACGATGACCATCATTTCTACTTGTCCGTCAACTTCCGCTTCGCCGTTTCCTCCCCATCTTCGCGCTGAGGTGATTCCTATGTTTAAGAAAGCTACGAAAACCAAATCTCGCTTGCGGCTAGCCTTAATTGGCCCCTCTGGATCGGGCAAAACCTATTCGGCGTTGGCGATCGCTGCCCATTTAGGTCGTGTCTCTGGCGATGGAAGCAAGCCCCGTATTGCCGTGATTGACTCGGAGCACGGCTCGGCCAGCAAATATGCTGACTTGTTTGAGTTTGACACCTGCGAACTGACGAGTTTTCATCCTCAAAACTACATCAGCGCTATTCGTGCCGCCTCTGACTACGATGTTTTGATTATTGATTCCCTGTCTCATGCCTGGATGGGCAAAGATGGAACCCTGGAACAGGTCGATCGCGTAGCGAAACGGCTACACTACAACAACACCTTTGCCGCTTGGCGCGATGTTACTCCCTTACACAACCAACTGGTGGAGACTATGCTGGCTTGTCCCAATCACCTAATTGTCACCATGCGCAGCAAGACGGAATATGTTATTGAAACCAACGACAAGGGCAAGTCGGCTCCGCGTAAGGTTGGCTTGGCTCCCATTCAGCGAGATGGCTTGGAGTACGAGTTTGATGTGTGTGGCGAATTGAACTTAGATAATGAACTAATCATTTCGAAGTCTCGCTGCTCAGCATTATCTGGTCAAGTGATTGTTAAACCCGGTGAACAGTTCGCCTCGGTTCTGAAAGATTGGCTCAACGACGGGGCCCCCGCTCCAAAGCACATTGATCGCGATTTCTTACTGGCTCAAACGGAACAGGAGATGGCACGGTTGGGCTGGAGTGCAAAGGATGGCAAATCACATCTAGAGCAGACCTACGGCAAGAAGAGTCGTCATTTTCTTACCGACGAAGAGTTGATCGAATTTTCCGCCTATCTTCAAGCTCAACCTGATGCCATGCTGCAATTAGATTTGGCTGATGTGAACGGTCGATAATCCCCTTCGTCCCCAGCCCTGCTCCTACGCCTGAGAGAAGGGAGCCAATCTGCTTCTAGCTCCTCCTGTCCCAGGTTAAGGAAAGGAGGGTTGGGGAGGTGAGGGACAGGTAAAGGAATTGCCCCCACTAAAGCTGATTGCGCAGTTCTCGCACAATTTCCTGAGTCAGGTTTCTTGAGCAAACCGATGTAAAGTAGGCATCTTGCCCGCCTAGTCAATAAAGCAGAACGATCGCACAGACATGTAGTGCACTACCTTTATGATGAATGGCAGAGGAGGTGATGATACGCTTCGATCGTTTGGTAAGCGATCGCCTGCCAACTGTAGTGCTGAGTCGCATAAGCTTTGGCATTTTCACCCCGCCGTCGGCGCTCATGGACATCTTGCAAGGCCAGACGCAGTTGATGAGCGAGGGCTGGAATTTGGCACGGGCTAATCCATCCCGCTTGGGCTTGCTCGATCGCAGACCAGATATGCACCTGATCAGAAATTACTACCGGAACTCCCGCCGCCATTGCTTCTGCCACTGCAATTCCAAAGTTCTCGTAGTAGGACGGCAACACAAACACATCGGCGGCTTGTAATAGCGCAGCTTTGGCGTCCCCTGTGACAAATCCGGGCATTCTCGTGCAGTGAGCAAGCGGAGAGGTTTGAATACGATCGCGAATGCGCTGCTCATAGGCGGGATCTTGAGGGTTAGCGCCTGCCAGAACGAAGCGAAACTTCAGCCCAGACTGTAAAAGATCTTCCAAAGCTGGCAGTAACAAGTCCAATCCTTTTTTGGGGTCAAGGCGCGACATAAACAAGATCGTTGGTGTTTCTGATGGTGATGAAAGTGCCCAGGCAGGTTCCGGTTGAAACGGTGAAACCCCCAGTGGAATCACCAAGTCGCGAGTGATAACCCCAAATCGTTCAGAAATCTTGGCCTCTTGCTCGCTGGTAAAATGAACAGCAGCAGCATGAGCCAGATTAGCACGTTCAAACAACGCCGCATAAAGCTGTTTACCTCGGCGTTTTTTTTGTAAATCGGCTGGATCGAGAGTACCTAGGGGTCGCAGGATGTAAGGCAGGTGTTGCAACCGGGCCACGGTAGCTGACAAGGTACTAACTGGAGAAAACAGGGCGTGAATGTGGGCAATATCAAACTCCTGAGCATGGATTGCTAGCCACTGCAATAGATCGATCGAGAATTTGTAGCGATGAAAAGGAGCACAGCGAAAATAGCGAATGTGATATCCGTCCTGTTCAACGGGACGATCGAGCGGCACCGTCAAGGGGGGTTGGCCAGCATCACCGTTGGCATCGGTGGTTAGGACGGTTACATCTTCGCCCCAAGCTGCTAAGCCTTGAGATAATCCCAATACCATCTGGCTAGGACCACCATAGACAAGCGCGATTGAGGGAACAATTTGAAGAATTTTCAAAGACATGAAGAATTAACTTTAGTGTGAATAAATTTAGGACGTTTAATTTAAGACTTTTGATCGGTAGTCAGTAGGAATAACAAATTTAGTAAACGCTTGCTTGGTCAAGCATTATTCTTCCCACAGACAGAGGCAACGACAACAGTCAGCCCAATGACGTAATACAGCTTACATCCGACCTGTCTACGGGAAGATGCACAGCGCTAGAGGAATCTTTACAGTTCTAGTAAATCTATAAAGGAGAAAAGTTATGAATTATCGCAGAATTGAAGACATTAACCCAAATTATCGCGATAGTTTTTCTGGCCGTGAGATTAAGGGGCTACCCGTGGTATCAGATTTGACAGCAGGAATGCTGACGGATGACACGCGCGAACGAATTGGTACTGTTAAGGATGTATTGGTTGATCAGCAAGGTAGTATTCAATACTTTGTAGTCGATCTAGGAGCGGCACCGACAGGTCGCCAAGTGCTACTACCCGCTGAACAAGCTCGGTTTGATGCTAAGAGCGATCGGGTATATGCTGCTGGAATGACCAAGGAACAAGCGGAGATGTTACCGGCGTTTAATGAAAGCGTTCTGCTTTAACTAGCTGTTCCTAGCAGTTCAAAACAGTTTCTATTTAGAATTCCTACCTGAAACCTAAACGTTTGAGGTAGGATTTTAGCTTTATGAACATTAATCATCGTGTTTCAGCAACTCTTGATAGAAAGTAAACTGCTGCTGAGCAATCGCTCGATTGGTGTAGTATTTCATCGCACGTTGATATCCTCGCTTTGAAAGCTCGATCGCCAGTTCCGGTTGATGCATGAGCGTTAGGAGGGAATCTCGGAGAGCCGTCACTTGCCCTTCGGGGAAGACCAATCCGGTATCGGTAATCACATGGGGAATTTCCCCCGAATCTGAGCCAATGACCGGTACTTGGCAGGCCATCGCTTCAATTAGCACGTGTCCAAATTGTTCCTTCCAGCCAACAGAGGTGAGTGTCTTAAATTGATAGGTTGTTTGAGAAGGCAATACCAATGTGCTCATTAAATTGATGTAGTTGGGTACGGTGTCATGGGGTACACTTTCTATCCAAATTAAGCGATCGGAGATGCCCAATGCCGTCGCTTTTTCCACCAAGGCGTCTTTTAAGGGTCCACGTCCCAATAGCAGCCACTTCCAAGGGCGATCGCTGTGGTGTTGCAACTCACCCAAAGCATCACAAAGCGTTAGTAACCCTTTTTCTTCTACAAATCGCCCTACAAATCCGATGACAAAATCATGGGGTTGAATGCCAAGCTGAGCGGCTAGTTCTGGCTGTGATTGTGGACGAAAGCAACGCTCATCGACTCCCAACTGCGGCAGAACTTGAATTGGCCCGCCATAGCCACGCTGACGCAATATATCTGATCCATCTTGGTTGCCTGTAATAATGCCATGGGTTTGACGCAAGTTGTACGTCTCTAATAGAGAAACTGGAAATTGTAGTGTGTAGGGCAAATTCCACCAAGTGAAGAAGATATTTTTGGCCTTGAGTCCCAGTAATCGATTGAACGTAATTAGTTCTGCATAGCCCAGCGATTTTGAGCCTTGTTCAACTTGAATAATCTGTGGACGAAATTGACGCAATAGGGGGAAAAGCTCAGTTCCAAACGCAAGCAATCCTTGGTTGTTATAGCTAAAGTTGGTCACTGGAACAACGCGCAACGATCCATCTTGCCAACCGTGCGATTCGATTGCATCCTTTTGCACGCCACCAGGTTGCCAGTATTTGGGAACGACAATCGTGACTTCAATATCAGACCCTAAGGTTGTCATCGCCCGATACTTTTCGCAATTTAGATCGACAATATAAGTATGACTGGCAATGAGAATTTTCATGGTAATACTTTTATAAACTCAAAATAGAGCCGAGTAAAACGCAAAGATAACTTATAGAATTAACGATGGGATGTTTGGGATGATATGAGTCTGTCCAACTGTGTATATTGCTGACCATCATTCCATATCGATCGAATTAACGTGTTCAGGGCTGCAAAAAATCCGATCGTGTAGAACAGGGCGCGAGTCAAGATTTTGATGGGAGAACCACTTTTATAGCATGGAGGATGTCCCAACACATGACAGTCAAATAGTTTGGCGCAAAGACGAGCCAGTTGAAAGGGAGTAAGGTTTTTCAACGCCATCAAAAAATGATTGTGATAGAACGTCACTTGATACTGAAGCGATCGAGTGCTGATGTCGTGACAGCCTCCGGTTTCTTCGCCGAGGTGAATTAAGTTCGCATCTGGGTCGTACCAAATTTTCAAACCCGTTCGTCGCAGTCGCAAACAAAAGTCAGATTCTTCACGCACTGCACTGCCGCAAAACCGCTCGTCAAACCAAATGCCATGCTGCTCAAAAATCTCTCGCCGGAATGACATATTGCAGCCACGCGCTGTTAACACTTGCTGGGGTTTGGTTGTATGTACCAAGTCAATGTGATACCAAGCAATTCCAGGGTTCATAGCCTCTGGTGGTAAATAATCAATTTGTAGCCCAGGAATGGCATCGGCTAGTTTCATGCGATCGAACACCCGCCCAGCTACGGCACCTATGTCAGGACGATCGATGTAGTTTCGGGCATGAGCACTGAGAAACCCAGGTGGTAATTGCACATCGTCATCTAAAAACAGCACCACATCTCCCTTTGCCCGCCGCACTCCATAGTTGCGAGCACCTGGTAAACTAGCCCAACTGACTCGAAACAGACGGATGCGTTCTTCTCTCTCTAGCTGATCGAGATAGCGTTGAGTGGCAGGTTCATGGGTAATTGTTTGATCAATCACCAGCACTTCATAGGGATAATAGTCTTGCTGAAGCACATTCGCGATCGTATCCCGTAGCACTTCATCACGACCGTATGTTGGAATAATAATTGAAACAAAGATTACCATGATAGGTTGATTTTGAATGAGTAGCTGAATAGTTAATTTGTTTACACTATCGTTTCTTCTTTCTTTTCTGTTTTCTTTTCTTCTTATTGAATTTTCCTTTACTTTTGGATTTTTCCTCGACTTGTGGCTCTAGTTTAGCTAATCGTTCTATTTCTGGTAATTTCAAAATTACGCCTGCAAAAAACCAGTAATATACGGCGACCGGATCAACATCAAGTGGATAGTAATAGGTGTTGTAACTAATAAACAGCACAAATAGCCACAGCGATGCTCCGTAGCTACGAAGATTACGATCGCGCAACGATCGATAGGTTTTAAATGTCACATGGGTCAGAACCGTAACAACGCTCAGAAACGCTAATACACCAATAGGACCAATTTCATATAGCAGCTTGGGGTAGTAGGTTTCTACCAATTCAGTTCGTCCTAAAGCCCGCGCAGAGTTCGTTGCACGTCCAACCCCATGCCCTAAAATGTTGTATCCCTGCATAGCCCAGCCAAACTGACCAAAGATAAATTGATAGGGTGGTGATGCATTCCAACGGCTGATAAAACTATCAATGCGCTCTTGCACCGTCTCCGGATTTTTTAGAGCAGCCGCACTGAGAATTATGCCTAACCCTACCACGATCGGAATAAAGCGTTTGAGGTTGGTAACTTGTCCAGTAAATACCAACAACAGCGCAGCGATCGACGGAACCAACGCTAGAGCAATGCGCTGCCCCGAAATCACAGCTAAAACAAAAACGGCTCCTAGAGACAGCAAGCCCATCAGACGCCACAGTGGTTTAGGATCACTGAAGGCAGAAGCGAAGGTGAGAAAAGCCCCTGAAATGAGAAACCATCCCCATTGCCACGGAGCCACAAACGTACCAGGTAGACGAATTACTCCTTGCTGCGGACTGTACAGCAGCGCTCCACCCACAAAACATCGAGCCTGCAAAGATGCCTTGAATAGATCACTACCAGATTCAAACCGAGTTCCCGGACAAACTCCTGTCAGTAGCATTAGATACTGAACGAATGCTAATCCACAAGCAACTAGAAATAAAACCGATGTTAATCGAACTAGAAACAATAAATCTTTTTGATTGCGAATGAGATAGTAGGAACAAATAATCAGAGGAGCATAGCCAATCAACACTTTTAATCCCAAAATCCCCATTGCGATTGGCTGTTCACCCGGTGTTCCAAAAAACTGCTGGAATCCATTCACGAACAAAATGGTGAAACTACAGGAGGTTAATAAGAAAACCAAGGGTGTAGTTAGTTGCTTAGGGATAAGAATCGGTAATCGCTCGCGTTGGCACCGTTGCGCTAACCCAATCAAAGCAGGTAGATAAAACCCATCTTTTGCGAGTTGCAATAGGGGACTGTTGCCAATCGCGTAGGTAATTGTGCCACCAAAGGGAACATAGAGAAAAAAGCCCCACATAGCATAGCGGGGATACTTGAAGGAAAGTGCTAGCACCAAAATGCCAATCCCACCTGCTGCGGCTGCTTTAATGCCACCGATGAATCCTAGCAAGAATCCCACAAATACCGCAATGAATACCACGGCCGTAGTAAAGCGAATCATCTCCTTTCGAAGGCGATCGGCTTTGCGTTTTTGGGTCATGCGCTCCTTCAAGCTCAGCGATGACTCTGGGCTGGATGGAACGGTCGATTCAGTCGCTAGCTGCTCCGATCGAGATCTTGTGTTTAGCAGCATCCTGTTGATGGCAGATAATGACTGGAAGTTCACACCAGTCTTTCCACTTCTAGTTATTCCCCATCGCTGTTAAGACTTAACAGACAGCCGCAGATTTGTTGCAAGATGCAGAAGGAATCGGAAGCTATTTTGGCTCGGTTCCACCTATATGAAAACCGCTGTGGTAACGTTGAGAACTTGGTTGGTGGCTCGAAATAGTGAGTCAAGAGTGTTCGTGGCTTAACCAATAAAACCGCTGCTTGCCTACTACACTACATAGTATTTAGCGATAATACTGGCCGATTTCTCAAGGGTTTTCAAGGTTTTATTAAACCCCTAACTGTTGATGATTATTAGCGATCGGGTATGTAAACCTTTTTTCAACGTGGAGAAAAGAACATGGACATTACAACAACTATGAATTGGGAAACCCTACTCGACCTCCTACTTGGAATTGGACTGAGTGCGGCGGCTGGTTTTCGAGTATTTGTGCCGTTGCTGGTGATGAGTGCGGCTGCGGTTTTGGGACATTTCGACTTGCCAGCTGATTTTGATTGGATCGAGACCGATCAAGCCCTAATTGTGTTTGCCATAGCTAGTTTGGTAGAAATTGTGGGATACTACGTCCCGTTTTTAGATGTTTTGTTAGATACGATCGCCACACCTGCGGCGATTATTGCCGGAACCCTGATTACCGCGTCTCTGGCTTCGGATTTAAATCCCTTCTTACAGTGGACAGTCGCTATTATTGCAGGAGGTGGCACGGCTGGATTAACCAAAGGAACCACGGCTGTTATTCGCGTGATTGCAACGGCTGTGTTTGCAGGGTTGTCTAATCCAATAATTGCTACGATCGAATTAGCTTTGGCGATTCTCTTGACCGTATTAGCGATTACCGTTCCAGTACTGACAAGCGTTTTACTAGTAACTGGATTTGTGATTGCTGTACAGCGAATTCGCAAATTCTTTCGTCGAGAAGCTCCTCCAACCTCTCCAGATGTGGTTGCATAGGAGAACAGAAGAGGAGTCTATATTTTGGAAACCCTACTCAGTTTACTGCTTGGAATTAGTTTAAGTGCCGCCTGCGGCTTCAGAATATTTGTGCCATTTTTGGTGATGAGTATTGCCGCACTCAGTGGACACCTTACCCTCGATTCAGGTTTTGCCTGGATTGGTAGCCCCGCCGCTCTGCTGATGTTTGCGATCGCGACAGTCTTGGAAGTAGGAGGCTATTATATTCCTTGGTTGGATGAAATTCTTGACGTAATTGCCACTCCCACTGCGGTTGTTGCTGGAACCTTGACCACCGCCTCTACTATTACCGAGATGAGTCCCATGCTTCAGTGGACGTTGGCGATCGTGGCTGGTGGCGGAGCAGCGAGTATTATTCAGGGCTTAACAGATATAACGCGGCTGACATCTTCCCTGTCTACTGGGGGAGTGGCCAACCCTTTGCTGGCCACCATGGAACTGATTACCTCAACGTTGCTGTCAATCATGGCAATTGCCCTACCGCTGTTTACAGGCGTGATTGTGATCGGCGTATTGGTTTTCGCAGCCCAAAAGCTTTGGATATTCTTCAGACGCCGATCGCTCTCTAAAGCCAGGAATAACCACTCACTGGAATAATTACCCACAAATCAACCATCTCATGCTTCGATCCTTTTTGTTTCACCTCACTCAAACAGCAATTGCCAACCATCGCGAACAAATATAACAATCTCTAAACTGAGTCGAAAAAGGGCTTGACTTCTTTGGAATCTATAGTACATTAGTTCTAGGTTCGATTGTACTACGTCAATCACCTCTAACTACCCCAAAGTATCATGTCACAACAATTGCACCTGTTCTCCAGTCAATCTTCCTCAGCCGATTCCCCCGAACTTTCCGGCTCTATTTTGGATCAAACTCGTCAACTCTTCCACCATCAAGGTTCTAACGCCGAATTAATTCAGCGGATTCAATCTGTCATTAAAGTCATCGATGAGCGCTGTGCTACACCTGTCACGAAATAGCCGCGCTTGCTTGAGAGCAGATGTATCTATGAGGAAAACCTGTCAAGGGTGTCGCCCTTACCCTCAATGCTTCTTCCATAGAACGAGGAACTTCAATCTGGCTCTCCTTCTCCCCGCTTGGGAGCAAGGATGGGGGAATAAGGGTGAGACTGGCAACCGTGTCACGTCCCCTCTGTAAGAGCATCGGACTCTCAACGTTCAAGTTTTCCTTCGCAAACCGACCTCTTGATCGATCGCTTCTTCATTGAGGCGATCGTTTTCTGTCATAAATCATAAATGGGTTCAACCGTCGGCTTACGTCAGATTCAGTTCCTATTGATTTGCCGATCGCAGTTCCTCCTGGAGCATCTCCTCATAAATTTCGGGAAGATAGCTGGTCATATCATTGGTTTCAATGCCATAGCCTAAGCTTGTCCAAGTGGGGGAAAGAATATACAGCACTTCATCTAATCGACCTGCTTGTAACAATTGAGATAGATCGGCTCCCCACGCAGACGGATCGCTCAGCCAACGATAAACCACTTCATCTTGATACTGCGGCTCAAAGCTGTAATCTTGCCAAAAGAAAAACATTGGACTATTGGGGTGATAAAGCTGGGCTTGCCGCATCCAGGTTGTTGTCAGCATTTGATAGCGACCAGCCGCCGTAGTACAGTCTCCCCGATTGGGGCCTGCCACGATCGTGACGCACTTATCTGGATGGCGACTCAAATCATAAATGTGTTCACCGCCGTAGAGTAGAGAATAGGGACGGGTGCTATTGGACTCGCTCGCCGAAATGGTTCGCATCAATGCCCGAATATAAGGATCACCTCCCTTCATCACCAGGGGGGCAGGAGTTTGATTCCACACAGGATCGACAAAGGGTTTGAAACGAAA
This genomic interval carries:
- the hpsO gene encoding hormogonium polysaccharide biosynthesis glycosyltransferase HpsO gives rise to the protein MKILIASHTYIVDLNCEKYRAMTTLGSDIEVTIVVPKYWQPGGVQKDAIESHGWQDGSLRVVPVTNFSYNNQGLLAFGTELFPLLRQFRPQIIQVEQGSKSLGYAELITFNRLLGLKAKNIFFTWWNLPYTLQFPVSLLETYNLRQTHGIITGNQDGSDILRQRGYGGPIQVLPQLGVDERCFRPQSQPELAAQLGIQPHDFVIGFVGRFVEEKGLLTLCDALGELQHHSDRPWKWLLLGRGPLKDALVEKATALGISDRLIWIESVPHDTVPNYINLMSTLVLPSQTTYQFKTLTSVGWKEQFGHVLIEAMACQVPVIGSDSGEIPHVITDTGLVFPEGQVTALRDSLLTLMHQPELAIELSKRGYQRAMKYYTNRAIAQQQFTFYQELLKHDD
- the hpsL gene encoding hormogonium polysaccharide biosynthesis protein HpsL, which gives rise to MLLNTRSRSEQLATESTVPSSPESSLSLKERMTQKRKADRLRKEMIRFTTAVVFIAVFVGFLLGFIGGIKAAAAGGIGILVLALSFKYPRYAMWGFFLYVPFGGTITYAIGNSPLLQLAKDGFYLPALIGLAQRCQRERLPILIPKQLTTPLVFLLTSCSFTILFVNGFQQFFGTPGEQPIAMGILGLKVLIGYAPLIICSYYLIRNQKDLLFLVRLTSVLFLVACGLAFVQYLMLLTGVCPGTRFESGSDLFKASLQARCFVGGALLYSPQQGVIRLPGTFVAPWQWGWFLISGAFLTFASAFSDPKPLWRLMGLLSLGAVFVLAVISGQRIALALVPSIAALLLVFTGQVTNLKRFIPIVVGLGIILSAAALKNPETVQERIDSFISRWNASPPYQFIFGQFGWAMQGYNILGHGVGRATNSARALGRTELVETYYPKLLYEIGPIGVLAFLSVVTVLTHVTFKTYRSLRDRNLRSYGASLWLFVLFISYNTYYYPLDVDPVAVYYWFFAGVILKLPEIERLAKLEPQVEEKSKSKGKFNKKKRKQKRKKKR
- a CDS encoding glycoside hydrolase family 24 protein, which produces MTRNSSQFWWSITIAVLVWATISWFQEGRFRFKPFVDPVWNQTPAPLVMKGGDPYIRALMRTISASESNSTRPYSLLYGGEHIYDLSRHPDKCVTIVAGPNRGDCTTAAGRYQMLTTTWMRQAQLYHPNSPMFFFWQDYSFEPQYQDEVVYRWLSDPSAWGADLSQLLQAGRLDEVLYILSPTWTSLGYGIETNDMTSYLPEIYEEMLQEELRSANQ
- a CDS encoding ATP-binding protein, whose protein sequence is MTIISTCPSTSASPFPPHLRAEVIPMFKKATKTKSRLRLALIGPSGSGKTYSALAIAAHLGRVSGDGSKPRIAVIDSEHGSASKYADLFEFDTCELTSFHPQNYISAIRAASDYDVLIIDSLSHAWMGKDGTLEQVDRVAKRLHYNNTFAAWRDVTPLHNQLVETMLACPNHLIVTMRSKTEYVIETNDKGKSAPRKVGLAPIQRDGLEYEFDVCGELNLDNELIISKSRCSALSGQVIVKPGEQFASVLKDWLNDGAPAPKHIDRDFLLAQTEQEMARLGWSAKDGKSHLEQTYGKKSRHFLTDEELIEFSAYLQAQPDAMLQLDLADVNGR
- a CDS encoding PRC-barrel domain-containing protein, with amino-acid sequence MNYRRIEDINPNYRDSFSGREIKGLPVVSDLTAGMLTDDTRERIGTVKDVLVDQQGSIQYFVVDLGAAPTGRQVLLPAEQARFDAKSDRVYAAGMTKEQAEMLPAFNESVLL
- the hpsN gene encoding hormogonium polysaccharide biosynthesis glycosyltransferase HpsN codes for the protein MVIFVSIIIPTYGRDEVLRDTIANVLQQDYYPYEVLVIDQTITHEPATQRYLDQLEREERIRLFRVSWASLPGARNYGVRRAKGDVVLFLDDDVQLPPGFLSAHARNYIDRPDIGAVAGRVFDRMKLADAIPGLQIDYLPPEAMNPGIAWYHIDLVHTTKPQQVLTARGCNMSFRREIFEQHGIWFDERFCGSAVREESDFCLRLRRTGLKIWYDPDANLIHLGEETGGCHDISTRSLQYQVTFYHNHFLMALKNLTPFQLARLCAKLFDCHVLGHPPCYKSGSPIKILTRALFYTIGFFAALNTLIRSIWNDGQQYTQLDRLISSQTSHR
- a CDS encoding DUF4126 domain-containing protein gives rise to the protein MDITTTMNWETLLDLLLGIGLSAAAGFRVFVPLLVMSAAAVLGHFDLPADFDWIETDQALIVFAIASLVEIVGYYVPFLDVLLDTIATPAAIIAGTLITASLASDLNPFLQWTVAIIAGGGTAGLTKGTTAVIRVIATAVFAGLSNPIIATIELALAILLTVLAITVPVLTSVLLVTGFVIAVQRIRKFFRREAPPTSPDVVA
- a CDS encoding DUF4126 domain-containing protein — protein: METLLSLLLGISLSAACGFRIFVPFLVMSIAALSGHLTLDSGFAWIGSPAALLMFAIATVLEVGGYYIPWLDEILDVIATPTAVVAGTLTTASTITEMSPMLQWTLAIVAGGGAASIIQGLTDITRLTSSLSTGGVANPLLATMELITSTLLSIMAIALPLFTGVIVIGVLVFAAQKLWIFFRRRSLSKARNNHSLE
- the hpsP gene encoding hormogonium polysaccharide biosynthesis glycosyltransferase HpsP, with amino-acid sequence MKILQIVPSIALVYGGPSQMVLGLSQGLAAWGEDVTVLTTDANGDAGQPPLTVPLDRPVEQDGYHIRYFRCAPFHRYKFSIDLLQWLAIHAQEFDIAHIHALFSPVSTLSATVARLQHLPYILRPLGTLDPADLQKKRRGKQLYAALFERANLAHAAAVHFTSEQEAKISERFGVITRDLVIPLGVSPFQPEPAWALSSPSETPTILFMSRLDPKKGLDLLLPALEDLLQSGLKFRFVLAGANPQDPAYEQRIRDRIQTSPLAHCTRMPGFVTGDAKAALLQAADVFVLPSYYENFGIAVAEAMAAGVPVVISDQVHIWSAIEQAQAGWISPCQIPALAHQLRLALQDVHERRRRGENAKAYATQHYSWQAIAYQTIEAYHHLLCHSS